Proteins encoded together in one Macadamia integrifolia cultivar HAES 741 chromosome 8, SCU_Mint_v3, whole genome shotgun sequence window:
- the LOC122085529 gene encoding transcription factor AIG1-like isoform X2 — protein MDKCLIPKWPEEAPHHPLNRRPFGGLAWPPPPLPYTSTSLHAHHSFPFSSISAEATAEDRATAASKSHSQAEKRRRERINAHLATLRKLIPQSDKMDKATLLGSVIEHAKDLKTRAAEISKTFLVPNEVDEVTIDDCEETPETMNNNKEGNIFIKASICSEDRPELFMDIIEAIKGLKLTTVKADMATVGGRVINIMILSAKNYDKGSNSLNSLKQTLKVVLTRIASSPAASMNARASKRQKILLPSYYSDQSHSQTL, from the exons atggatAAATGCTTAATACCTAAGTGGCCTGAAGAGGCTCCCCATCATCCACTTAATAGAAGACCCTTTGGTGGCCTTGCATGGCCACCACCACCTCTTCCTTATACTTCTACCTCACTCCATGCTCATCATAGTTTTCCTTTCTCATCTATCTCCGCCGAAGCTACAGCCGAAGATAGAGCGACGGCAGCTTCCAAGAGCCACAGCCAAGCCGAAAAGCGCCGTAGGGAGAGGATCAATGCTCACCTTGCCACCCTCCGGAAACTCATCCCTCAATCTGATAAG ATGGACAAGGCTACCTTATTAGGCAGCGTGATTGAACATGCCAAGGATCTAAAGACAAGGGCAGCTGAGATTAGTAAGACCTTTCTAGTCCCTAACGAAGTTGATGAAGTAACTATAGATGATTGTGAAGAAACTCCAGAGACCATGAACAATAACAAGGAAGGGAACATCTTCATCAAGGCATCTATCTGTTCTGAAGATAGACCTGAACTTTTTATGGATATTATAGAAGCCATCAAAGGCTTGAAGCTAACTACAGTAAAGGCAGACATGGCCACTGTGGGTGGTAGGGTTATAAATATTATGATCCTCAGTGCCAAGAATTATGACAAGGGTAGTAATAGCTTAAACTCCCTCAAACAGACTCTCAAGGTAGTTTTAACTAGAATTGCTTCATCTCCGGCGGCATCGATGAATGCTCGTGCAAGCAAGAGGCAAAAGATCTTGTTACCATCATATTACTCAGATCAGTCTCACTCTCAGACCCTTTAA
- the LOC122085529 gene encoding transcription factor AIG1-like isoform X1 produces MDKCLIPKWPEEAPHHPLNRRPFGGLAWPPPPLPYTSTSLHAHHSFPFSSISAEATAEDRATAASKSHSQAEKRRRERINAHLATLRKLIPQSDKQMDKATLLGSVIEHAKDLKTRAAEISKTFLVPNEVDEVTIDDCEETPETMNNNKEGNIFIKASICSEDRPELFMDIIEAIKGLKLTTVKADMATVGGRVINIMILSAKNYDKGSNSLNSLKQTLKVVLTRIASSPAASMNARASKRQKILLPSYYSDQSHSQTL; encoded by the exons atggatAAATGCTTAATACCTAAGTGGCCTGAAGAGGCTCCCCATCATCCACTTAATAGAAGACCCTTTGGTGGCCTTGCATGGCCACCACCACCTCTTCCTTATACTTCTACCTCACTCCATGCTCATCATAGTTTTCCTTTCTCATCTATCTCCGCCGAAGCTACAGCCGAAGATAGAGCGACGGCAGCTTCCAAGAGCCACAGCCAAGCCGAAAAGCGCCGTAGGGAGAGGATCAATGCTCACCTTGCCACCCTCCGGAAACTCATCCCTCAATCTGATAAG CAGATGGACAAGGCTACCTTATTAGGCAGCGTGATTGAACATGCCAAGGATCTAAAGACAAGGGCAGCTGAGATTAGTAAGACCTTTCTAGTCCCTAACGAAGTTGATGAAGTAACTATAGATGATTGTGAAGAAACTCCAGAGACCATGAACAATAACAAGGAAGGGAACATCTTCATCAAGGCATCTATCTGTTCTGAAGATAGACCTGAACTTTTTATGGATATTATAGAAGCCATCAAAGGCTTGAAGCTAACTACAGTAAAGGCAGACATGGCCACTGTGGGTGGTAGGGTTATAAATATTATGATCCTCAGTGCCAAGAATTATGACAAGGGTAGTAATAGCTTAAACTCCCTCAAACAGACTCTCAAGGTAGTTTTAACTAGAATTGCTTCATCTCCGGCGGCATCGATGAATGCTCGTGCAAGCAAGAGGCAAAAGATCTTGTTACCATCATATTACTCAGATCAGTCTCACTCTCAGACCCTTTAA
- the LOC122085547 gene encoding potassium transporter 1 yields the protein MNPTLSEGAVVQGSWSSQQNMKRISCKNLLTLAYQSLGVVYGDLSTSPLYVYKTTFSGKLSLHENDEEIYGVLSFIFWTFTLIPLFKYIFIVMSAEDNGEGGTFALYSLLCRHARLSVLPNQQAVDERLSEYGTEGSETQQSSMLISFFEKHPKFRNGLLIFVLLGTCMAIGDGILTPAISVLSAVSGVRVKFTELHENYVVMISCIILVGLFYLQHHGTRRVAFMFAPIVTAWLFCISGIGIYNIFQWNPNIFHALSPLYMFKFLKSNGIEGWVSLGGVVLSITGAETMFADLGHFSASSIKVAFTFLVYPCLILAYMGEAAFLSQHHEDIQRSFYKAIPEAVFWPIFIVATFAAVVGSQAVISATFSVISQCCSLNCFPRVKIVHTSSTIYGQIYIPEVNWILMCLCLAVTVGLRDTNMIGHAYGLAVTTVMFVTTCLMSMVMTIVWKQRIAVAVAFLLFFGSIELLYISASFIKVPEGGWIPLVLSLIFMGIMYSWNYGTLKKHQFDVENKVSISRIIALGPSLGMVRVPGIGFVYTNLVTGVPAVFGHFVTNLPAFHQVLVFVCIKSVQVPHICEGERFLIGRVGPKEFSMFRCIVRYGYKDTHQENYDFEDKLVSGIIQLIEMEGEECLLTMMTKSHCEFGISDVEAPDVPGPIFTYPNHEENMVWSLSDIQTVKPEVGLVESSLLKIESLEILKARESGVVYILGHSYAKAKSSSSLLKKFTINVIYAFLSKNCRGPDSFLNVPHTSLLEVGMIYYV from the exons AATATGAAGAGGATTTCCTGCAAGAACTTGCTCACGCTGGCTTACCAGAGCCTTGGAGTGGTTTATGGTGATCTCAGCACCTCCCCTCTCTATGTTTACAAGACCACTTTCTCTGGGAAGTTAAGCCTCCACGAGAACGATGAGGAGATTTATGGAgttctttcttttatcttctGGACTTTCACTCTCATCCCTCTCTTCAAATACATATTCATTGTGATGTCTGCCGAGGACAATGGTGAAG GTGGCACCTTTGCGTTGTACTCCCTGCTCTGCAGACATGCAAGACTTTCTGTTCTACCCAATCAACAAGCAGTGGATGAGAGGTTGTCTGAATATGGTACTGAAGGATCAGAAACACAACAAAGTTCCATGCTGATTTCATTCTTTGAGAAGCACCCAAAATTCCGTAATGGGCTGCTGATTTTTGTTCTACTAGGAACCTGTATGGCAATTGGTGATGGGATACTTACCCCTGCAATCTCAG TTCTTTCAGCAGTTTCTGGCGTTAGAGTTAAATTCACAGAACTTCATGAGA aTTATGTTGTGATGATATCATGCATCATTTTAGTGGGGCTGTTTTATCTTCAACATCATGGGACACGGAGAGTTGCTTTCATGTTTGCACCGATTGTCACAGCTTGGCTTTTCTGTATCAGCGGTATTGGTATATACAACATATTCCAGTGGAACCCAAATATATTTCATGCACTCTCTCCATTGTACATGTTTAAGTTCCTTAAAAGCAATGGCATTGAAGGATGGGTCTCACTAGGGGGAGTTGTTCTTTCAATAACTG GTGCAGAGACAATGTTTGCTGATTTGGGGCATTTCTCTGCCTCGTCAATTAAG GTTGCTTTCACATTTCTTGTATATCCCTGTCTAATTCTTGCTTACATGGGTGAAGCTGCATTTCTCTCTCAACACCATGAAGATATTCAGAGAAGCTTTTATAAAGCTATACCAG AAGCTGTATTCTGGCCTATCTTCATAGTTGCTACATTTGCAGCTGTTGTGGGGAGTCAGGCAGTTATATCAGCTACTTTTTCTGTGATAAGCCAGTGCTGCTCCTTGAATTGCTTCCCCCGAGTGAAGATTGTTCATACTTCAAGCACAATATATGGGCAGATATACATTCCTGAGGTCAACTGGATTCTTATGTGCCTCTGTTTAGCTGTCACAGTTGGATTAAGAGACACAAACATGATTGGTCATGCTTATG GACTTGCAGTGACTACTGTTATGTTTGTGACAACTTGCTTGATGTCTATGGTGATGACAATTGTCTGGAAGCAAAGGATAGCTGTGGCTGTTGCGTTCTTGCTGTTTTTTGGATCAATCGAGCTACTCTACATTTCAGCATCTTTCATCAAGGTTCCAGAAGGTGGGTGGATCCCTCTTGTTCTGTCTCTGATTTTCATGGGCATCATGTATTCATGGAACTATGGCACATTGAAAAAACACCAATTTGATGTGGAGAATAAGGTGTCGATAAGCAGGATAATAGCACTGGGGCCTAGCCTTGGCATGGTCAGAGTCCCAGGAATTGGATTTGTTTACACCAATTTGGTGACAGGGGTACCAGCTGTTTTTGGACACTTTGTGACGAACTTGCCTGCTTTCCATCAAGTGTTAGTTTTTGTGTGTATAAAATCTGTTCAGGTTCCCCATATTTGTGAAGGGGAACGTTTTCTCATTGGCAGGGTGGGCCCAAAAGAGTTTAGCATGTTCCGGTGCATTGTGAGGTATGGTTACAAGGATACACATCAAGAAAATTATGATTTTGAGGATAAATTGGTATCTGGGATAATACAACTCATAGAAATGGAAGGAGAAGAATGCTTGTTGACTATGATGACCAAATCACATTGTGAGTTTGGCATCTCAGATGTTGAAGCCCCTGATGTTCCAGGACCCATTTTCACCTATCCAAATCATGAAGAGAATATGGTGTGGTCTCTATCTGACATCCAAACAGTGAAACCCGAGGTTGGACTAGTGGAGAGTTCTCTCCTCAAAATCGAGTCCCTAGAGATCCTCAAAGCTAGAGAATCTGGAGTAGTTTATATTCTTGGTCACTCTTATGCAAAGGCCAAAAGTTCATCTTCTCTTCTAAAGAAATTCACAATCAATGTCATTTATGCTTTTCTAAGCAAGAATTGCAGGGGACCCGATTCTTTTCTGAATGTGCCTCATACTTCCCTGCTGGAAGTTGGTATGATTTACTATGTCTAG